The Montipora capricornis isolate CH-2021 chromosome 1, ASM3666992v2, whole genome shotgun sequence genome contains a region encoding:
- the LOC138056352 gene encoding uncharacterized protein: protein MSVDGEHSEAVDDEEDRIESLKQQKAKDKTAFTKNKNKLLSLLDEEDYPSRREVQAACQMLCEVQERKMSTMEELSGEYLRSKEKEKRKKLTAEMDRLEAEFSEAYDKAQEYLDNRKGELSSLATDASENTRQRRIEESVERQALEEQVKREQDIARQREDLEELRRQYRSRLFDEEELQDLKESEIKGPETRKFPANNWAESRSTPSLGKDMWNQLKRVSIPIFNGDKRLYEGWKMAFMACVDKAPATPEYKLLQLRQYLSGEALTVVEPLGHSAAAYETAKERLERKFGGKRRQIALHLEELENFKPLHPGNARDLERLADLLDVTVVNLREASRHDELGSGSLYLSLCKKLTEAMLAHYHRWIHENGRWQSVETLREFIIQEAEFQTVASETIYGLRKRGHKKDSGVTFFGNTEKSSAPQRRVGFRPCKVCSGHHGVWRCDKFKAMSPPARWETAKSLKLCYRCLGGDHNGETCVRSRVCGINNCKNTHNRLLHRDSAPADRSEQGASHDRPEMEQGASGGSQTAAEGETNNEMSLTPPQDLTEQATERSHSTVTSQNAQPRFVAPRTGPWLRKNGNRRIKVNALLDEASTKTYLNADVAAELALQGHPQSVTVNVLNGQTETFETTPVEVELESLDGNVKTTINAFTAERVTGNMKVIDWEKYAAKCTHLKGIQFPNPGIRPIVDLLIGIDYAELHYSFKDVRGQPGDPVARLTPLGWTCKGTVSGLRGGAKVSQILGWKISGGTSMEEERT from the exons ATGTCAGTGGACGGCGAGCATAGCGAAGCAGTGGACGATGAAGAGGACCGCATCGAAAGTCTAAAACAGCAAAAGGCAAAAGATAAAACGGCGTTCaccaagaacaagaacaagttGTTAAGCCTTCTAGATGAAGAAGATTATCCGAGTCGGCGGGAAGTCCAGGCGGCTTGCCAAATGCTTTGTGAAGTGCAAGAACGCAAAATGTCAACAATGGAAGAATTATCTGGAGAGTATTTACGCtccaaagagaaagagaaacgaaaaaagCTCACCGCTGAAATGGACAGATTAGAGGCGGAATTTTCGGAGGCTTATGACAAGGCTCAAGAATATTTGGACAATCGGAAGGGTGAATTATCGAGTTTGGCAACAGACGCGTCAGAAAATACTCGTCAACGTCGAATCGAAGAAAGTGTGGAAAGGCAAGCTCTGGAGGAGCAAGTTAAGCGAGAACAAGATATCGCTCGTCAAAGAGAAGATTTAGAAGAATTACGTCGACAGTATCGAAGTCGTTTATTTGATGAAGAGGAACTTCAAGATTTAAAAGAATCGGAGATCAAAGGTccggaaacaagaaaatttcccgCAAACAATTGGGCAGAAAGTCGTTCAACGCCATCGCTTGGTAAGGATATGTGGAATCAACTCAAACGTGTTTCAATTCCCATATTCAACGGAGATAAAAGATTGTATGAGGGGTGGAAAATGGCTTTCATGGCATGTGTGGACAAGGCGCCCGCTACACCTGAGTACAAATTGCTGCAGCTACGTCAATATTTATCTGGCGAAGCATTAACAGTCGTGGAACCTTTGGGACACTCTGCGGCGGCTTATGAGACGGCAAAGGAAAGGTTGGAACGCAAGTTTGGCGGCAAACGGCGTCAGATTGCCTTGCATTTAGAAGAATTGGAGAACTTTAAGCCACTTCACCCTGGAAATGCAAGGGACCTTGAGAGACTTGCAGATTTGTTGGACGTTACTGTAGTAAACCTGAGGGAGGCCAGTCGGCATGATGAATTAGGAAGCGGATCACTGTACCTCAGTTTGTGTAAGAAATTGACAGAAGCAATGCTAGCGCATTATCATCGGTGGATTCATGAAAATGGTCGTTGGCAGTCAGTAGAAACTTTGAGAGAGTTTATTATCCAGGAAGCAGAATTCCAGACAGTAGCATCGGAAACAATTTACGGTTTGAGAAAAAGAGGACATAAGAAAGACAGTGGAGTGACCTTCTTCGGTAACACAGAGAAATCTTCAGCACCTCAGAGAAGAGTTGGATTTCGACCGTGTAAAGTTTGCAGTGGTCATCATGGGGTTTGGCGCTGTGACAAGTTCAAGGCTATGAGCCCTCCAGCGAGATGGGAAACCGCCAAGAGCCTTAAACTATGTTATCGTTGCTTAGGAGGAGATCACAACGGAGAAACGTGCGTTAGATCGAGAGTTTGCGGGATAAATAATTGTAAGAACACTCACAACCGATTGTTGCATAGAGACTCTGCGCCGGCAGACCGAAGTGAGCAGGGGGCCTCTCATGATCGTCCTGAAATGGAACAAGGAGCATCAGGTGGTTCCCAGACTGCTGCAGAAGGCGAAACAAATAATGAAATGTCTCTTACTCCTCCCCAAGATCTAACTGAGCAAGCAACAGAGAGATCTCACAGCacagtgacgtcacaaaatgCACAACCAAGATTTGTGGCGCCACGCACGGGACCGTGGTTACGGAAGAATGGCAACCGGAGAATTAAAGTGAATGCGTTGTTGGATGAAGCTTCAACAAAAACGTATTTAAATGCTGACGTAGCTGCTGAGCTTGCACTTCAAGGACATCCTCAAAGCGTAACTGTGAATGTTTTGAATGGACAGACTGAAACCTTCGAGACTACGCCAGTTGAGGTCGAGTTGGAAAGTTTGGATGGAAACGTGAAGACTACCATAAATGCATTCACAGCAGAACGAGTCACAGGAAACATGAAAGTTATCGACTGGGAAAAGTATGCGGCAAAGTGCACCCATTTGAAAGGGATACAGTTTCCAAATCCTGGCATTCGACCAATAGTGGACTTATTAATTGGAATTGATTATGCCGAATTACACTACTCGTTCAAGGATGTTCGAGGTCAACCTGGGGATCCAGTAGCAAGACTTACGCCATTAGGATGGACATGTAAAGGAACAGTTAGTGGGCTCAGAGGAG GTGCAAAAGTCTCTCAAATACTTGGATGGAAGATATCAGGTGGCACTTCCATGGAAGAAGAACGTACCTGA
- the LOC138056373 gene encoding zinc finger MYM-type protein 1-like: MASKDNRSNRKIDEFFSPTAPGASHVGNNSNTESTAVSNEVEIRGIAEVTERTNVPLDSTQSQSLLELDLPSYPDIENLTDDDLKKDEVRINYKEHGTIVTSLSSLQRPERASPNQVGTFSSTKGVSDWGNIGRLVKLHTSQSSPHHDAVIKGDNYLSIASGKQKDICSHLSSQVTGTIERNRHILKAILDVIVLCGQQNNAIRGHVERTSNFHSLLQFRAKTDPVLALHLQNDDNRAKYTSPRIQNELIELCGDYIRKSLVKHCNRAQFYAFLADEATDASTMEQISICVRFVHRKDDDNTVEVRQEFLGFVEAESTKGVALAEKFMTTQAEIGIETRKMRAQGYDGAANMAGVHRGVQAIIKQHVPEAVYVHCKAHSLNLAIGHACKKPLVRNMLSTLQTIAFAFDYSAKRLLAFQETLRQDVLVREEMERRAKLRTLCETRWASRADSLYTFQTA, from the exons ATGGCGTCCAAGGACAATCGTAGTAATCGCAAAATTGACGAATTTTTCAGTCCAACAGCCCCTGGCGCTTCGCATGTGGGGAATAATTCAAACACTGAGTCAACAGCGGTGAGCAATGAAGTTGAGATACGTGGCATAGCAGAAGTAACAGAGCGAACAAATGTACCATTAGACTCGACCCAATCGCAAAGCTTGCTGGAATTGGATCTACCATCTTATCCCGACATTGAAAACCTGACTGACGATGACTTGAAGAAAGATGAAGTTAGAATTAATTACAAGGAACATGGGACCATTGTCACAAGTTTAAGTTCCCTTCAAAGG CCGGAAAGAGCATCACCTAATCAGGTAGGGACATTCAGTTCCACTAAAGGAGTGTCAGACTGGGGTAACATTGGGAGGCTTGTGAAATTACATACCAGTCAGTCATCCCCCCACCACGATGCTGTGATCAAAGGTGATAACTATTTAAGCATTGCGAGTGGAAAGCAGAAAGACATTTGCAGTCATCTATCATCGCAAGTTACCGGAACTATTGAAAGAAATCGTCACATCTTGAAGGCAATACTTGATGTAATAGTGCTGTGTGGTCAACAGAACAATGCAATACGGGGGCATGTGGAAAGAACTAGCAACTTCCATTCTCTGCTTCAATTTCGTGCCAAGACTGACCCTGTTCTTGCACTTCACCTACAAAATGATGACAACAGAGCAAAGTACACTTCACCAAGGATTCAGAACGAACTTATTGAACTTTGTGGAGACTACATCCGCAAATCTTTGGTAAAACATTGCAACAGAGCTCAATTTTATGCGTTTTTGGCAGATGAGGCAACAGATGCTTCCACAATGGAACAAATCTCAATTTGTGTCCGCTTTGTACACCGGAAAGATGATGATAACACCGTGGAGGTGAGGCAGGAGTTTCTAGGATTTGTAGAGGCAGAAAGCACAAAAGGAGTGGCATTGGCTGAGAAATTCATGACAACTCAAGCAGAGATTGGAATTGAAACCCGTAAGATGCGTGCGCAAGGCTACGACGGTGCGGCAAATATGGCCGGAGTACACAGGGGTGTGCAAGCAATCATAAAACAGCATGTACCAGAAGCAGTGTACGTCCATTGCAAAGCACACTCTCTTAACCTTGCTATTGGTCACGCATGCAAGAAACCTTTAGTACGCAATATGTTGAGCACCTTGCAAACAATTGCATTTGCATTCGACTATTCAGCCAAGCGACTGCTAGCCTTTCAAGAAACTTTACGTCAAGATGTTTTAGTAAGAGAAGAGATGGAGAGACGTGCAAAGCTAAGAACCTTGTGCGAAACACGATGGGCAAGTCGGGCTGATTCTTTATACACCTTTCAGACAGCTTAA
- the LOC138056363 gene encoding 52 kDa repressor of the inhibitor of the protein kinase-like gives MLQGKNVDLIEAAKEASVVINVMKVERDDPSVWKELYERGKQLAADVDLKPRIPRTAGRQQHRVNIPAETPEMYWQRAVYFPLVDHLVQELTDRLLSQEDRFLGQYLVPAKLNAFNSGVQGKLYETYKTDLSEKKDFDNEILRWQTKWSHSTEEKPVALTETLQHANPDLYPNVVTIITILLTMPVSTATPERSFSTMRRVKTYLRSTMKTERLCALALMHAYRDMPIDVEALIREFCAKKNRRLAFEFL, from the coding sequence ATGCTTCAAGGAAAGAATGTGGATCTTATTGAAGCAGCGAAAGAAGCAAGCGTGGTGATAAATGTCATGAAAGTAGAGAGAGATGATCCATCAGTTTGGAAAGAGCTGTATGAGCGAGGAAAACAGCTAGCAGCTGACGTTGACCTTAAACCAAGGATACCTCGAACAGCAGGACGTCAGCAACACAGAGTGAATATCCCAGCAGAAACGCCAGAGATGTACTGGCAAAGAGCCGTGTATTTTCCTTTGGTCGATCACCTCGTACAAGAACTAACTGACAGGCTTCTGTCACAAGAGGATCGTTTCTTAGGACAATATCTTGTTCCGGCAAAGCTGAACGCTTTCAACAGCGGAGTACAAGGTAAGCTTTATGAAACCTACAAAACCGATCTTTCAGAGAAGAAAGACTTTGACAATGAAATTTTGAGGTGGCAAACAAAGTGGTCTCATTCAACTGAGGAAAAACCAGTGGCACTCACAGAGACACTCCAGCACGCTAATCCGGACCTTTATCCCAACGTGGTCACAATTATTACCATCCTCCTGACAATGCCAGTGTCGACAGCTACCCCCGAACGCTCTTTTAGCACGATGCGCAGAGTGAAGACGTACTTACGTTCAACAATGAAAACAGAGCGACTCTGTGCACTTGCCCTGATGCATGCGTACAGAGACATGCCCATTGATGTAGAAGCCCTGATTCGCGAATTTTGCGCCAAAAAGAACAGACGACTAGCTTTCGAATTTCTTTGA